A single region of the Oculatellaceae cyanobacterium genome encodes:
- a CDS encoding DUF3536 domain-containing protein, whose protein sequence is MTAADTPVQTTVINESNKQDRFASVKAPLQTATGVYVTVHGHFYQPPRENPYLDTIERQPSASPFHDWNERIHSECYRPNAFARVLNDRGEIIGIVNNYEYLSFNIGPTLMSWLERYDFEVYQRILEADRKSCDRLNGHGNAIAQVYNHIIMPLANERDKYTQIRWGKEDFRSRFNRDPEGMWLAETAVDYATLKALIEEKIKFIVLAPSQAERCRLIPDEEQPVTQWLEVGGGQIDPTLPYRCFLPGGDPESDYIDIIFYDGPISRDMGFSDVLFNSNHLAGRVGQAVRGDHRQSQLISVATDGETFGHHKGGTEKSLAYAFIAEFPNRGWTVTNFSHYLSINPPKWEVELKPVTAWSCSHGVNRWQDDCGCGGGGDWHQKWRKPLRVALDWLRDQLIKVYEDTGRKLFLDPWAARDEYIKVIRDRTPANIEKFLARHRTHKLSPAEQVDALRLLEMQRHALLMYTSCGWFFEELSRPEGVQILRYAARALELAGDVAGVQLEKGFVKRLTSAPSNIDFFKHGAEVYRHLVLSAQISFKQVAAQYAISSLFTNYAQQERVYCYDAQQLDYQLQRMGTLTLAVGQLRLVSQITWESTHLVFAVLHIGGWDFHCCIQPFAGRRAYTQLKEKLFDALSQASAAQAILAMNQLFGDQTFNLENLFAEERHRIIKLLSNETLTRLDQLYTQVYRDNYGVLKAFHRDELPVPQELQVAAEVALSHRCLISLRALEQENGDGQHLTHLGELEAIATEANHLRCQLKIPEAKQTLEQMILRSLWQLLHDASPETQQADIQKIFRLINLGEQLNLGLSLAQSQELYFSCLHNKIGLQCMQVISAESPFQGGDAALTKILAKIAQLRQLLQLGQKLAVDVSPWLNQLP, encoded by the coding sequence ATGACTGCTGCTGATACTCCAGTGCAAACTACTGTTATCAATGAATCAAATAAGCAAGATCGCTTTGCAAGTGTAAAAGCTCCCCTACAAACTGCTACGGGTGTATATGTAACGGTTCACGGTCATTTTTACCAACCACCCCGCGAAAACCCTTATTTAGATACTATTGAGCGTCAGCCGAGTGCATCACCTTTCCACGATTGGAATGAACGCATTCACTCTGAGTGTTATCGCCCGAATGCTTTTGCTAGGGTGTTGAACGATCGCGGAGAAATCATCGGGATCGTTAATAACTATGAGTATCTCAGCTTTAATATTGGCCCAACGCTAATGTCATGGCTAGAACGCTATGATTTTGAGGTGTATCAACGCATATTAGAGGCGGATCGTAAAAGTTGCGATCGCCTCAACGGACACGGAAATGCGATCGCCCAAGTCTACAACCATATCATTATGCCATTGGCTAATGAACGCGATAAATATACCCAAATTCGCTGGGGAAAAGAAGATTTCCGATCCCGCTTTAACCGCGATCCCGAAGGAATGTGGTTAGCGGAAACAGCCGTAGACTATGCAACCCTCAAAGCTTTAATTGAAGAAAAAATCAAATTCATTGTCCTTGCACCTTCCCAAGCAGAACGTTGTCGCTTAATCCCAGACGAGGAACAACCTGTTACCCAATGGCTAGAAGTGGGTGGTGGTCAAATCGATCCCACCCTTCCTTATCGTTGCTTCCTGCCTGGTGGCGATCCAGAAAGTGATTATATTGATATCATTTTTTACGATGGCCCAATCTCCCGTGACATGGGCTTTAGCGATGTACTATTTAATTCCAACCACTTAGCCGGACGAGTTGGGCAAGCAGTACGAGGGGATCACCGCCAAAGCCAATTAATATCTGTAGCAACAGATGGCGAAACCTTTGGACATCATAAAGGTGGTACAGAAAAATCCCTAGCTTATGCCTTTATTGCAGAATTTCCCAATAGAGGTTGGACAGTAACAAACTTTTCCCATTATCTCAGCATCAACCCTCCAAAATGGGAAGTAGAATTAAAACCTGTTACCGCTTGGAGTTGTTCACACGGTGTTAACCGTTGGCAAGATGACTGCGGTTGTGGTGGCGGTGGTGATTGGCATCAAAAATGGCGCAAACCATTACGAGTAGCCCTAGATTGGTTGCGGGATCAGTTAATTAAGGTTTATGAAGATACAGGGAGAAAATTATTTCTCGATCCTTGGGCTGCAAGAGATGAGTATATTAAGGTAATCCGCGATCGCACTCCTGCAAATATTGAAAAATTCCTTGCCCGTCATCGCACCCACAAATTATCACCAGCAGAACAAGTAGACGCACTGCGCTTATTAGAAATGCAGCGTCACGCCTTACTGATGTATACCAGTTGTGGTTGGTTTTTTGAAGAATTATCCCGCCCAGAAGGTGTACAAATTCTTCGCTATGCCGCCCGTGCATTGGAATTAGCTGGAGATGTTGCTGGCGTACAATTAGAAAAAGGCTTTGTTAAACGCCTCACATCTGCACCTAGTAATATTGACTTCTTTAAGCATGGTGCAGAAGTTTACCGCCATTTAGTACTATCAGCCCAAATAAGCTTTAAGCAAGTAGCAGCACAATACGCAATTAGTTCCCTGTTTACTAATTATGCTCAACAAGAGCGAGTTTACTGCTACGATGCCCAGCAATTAGACTACCAGTTGCAACGCATGGGAACTCTCACCTTAGCAGTGGGACAATTGCGGTTAGTTTCACAAATTACTTGGGAAAGCACCCATTTAGTGTTTGCAGTTCTACATATAGGTGGTTGGGACTTCCATTGCTGCATTCAACCATTTGCAGGAAGACGCGCTTACACTCAATTGAAAGAAAAGTTATTTGATGCCCTGAGTCAAGCTAGTGCTGCTCAAGCAATTTTAGCAATGAATCAGTTGTTTGGGGATCAAACGTTTAACTTAGAAAACTTGTTTGCTGAGGAACGTCACAGAATTATTAAACTGCTAAGTAATGAAACATTGACACGCTTAGATCAGTTATATACTCAAGTTTACCGTGATAACTACGGCGTTTTGAAAGCATTCCATCGAGATGAATTACCTGTACCGCAAGAATTACAAGTAGCCGCAGAGGTAGCACTTTCACACCGTTGCTTAATTTCTCTCCGGGCGTTGGAACAAGAAAATGGGGATGGACAACATTTAACTCATTTGGGAGAATTAGAAGCGATCGCCACTGAAGCTAATCATCTGCGCTGTCAGTTGAAAATACCAGAAGCCAAGCAAACATTAGAACAAATGATTTTGCGATCGCTCTGGCAATTATTGCATGATGCTAGCCCAGAAACACAACAAGCTGATATCCAAAAGATTTTTCGCCTAATTAATTTAGGTGAACAGCTTAATTTGGGACTTTCCCTGGCTCAGTCACAGGAATTATATTTTAGTTGCCTGCACAATAAAATTGGTTTGCAGTGTATGCAGGTAATTTCAGCAGAGTCACCTTTTCAAGGTGGTGATGCAGCCCTGACAAAAATCCTTGCTAAAATTGCTCAACTACGTCAACTTTTACAGTTGGGTCAAAAATTGGCGGTAGATGTCAGCCCCTGGTTAAATCAATTGCCTTAA
- a CDS encoding fasciclin domain-containing protein, giving the protein MLYSSEFSLAKKLTKLVGLASLSVLITLPATAELTTNSTATQNTNLLAQANPVRNNIAVELETANDAFSTLARVVKAARLNDELATTGGLTIFAPTDEAFAALPAGTLETLLLPENRDKLIKVLTYHIVPGKSTSFNTKSGRRRTLEGQSLTLRVAPRGGQIRVNSAKVILADIPARNGAIHAIDRVLLPPDLLK; this is encoded by the coding sequence ATGCTATACTCTTCCGAATTTTCTCTAGCAAAAAAACTCACTAAGTTAGTAGGTTTAGCTAGTCTAAGTGTTTTAATTACTCTTCCAGCTACTGCTGAATTAACTACAAATTCAACAGCTACCCAAAACACTAATTTACTAGCGCAAGCTAATCCTGTCAGAAATAATATTGCTGTAGAGTTAGAAACAGCTAATGATGCTTTTTCTACTCTTGCCAGAGTCGTCAAAGCAGCACGCCTTAATGATGAGTTAGCAACAACAGGTGGTTTGACAATATTTGCGCCTACAGATGAAGCCTTTGCTGCTTTACCTGCGGGAACATTAGAAACTCTTTTATTACCTGAAAATAGGGACAAATTAATCAAAGTTTTAACCTATCATATAGTCCCTGGAAAAAGTACCAGTTTTAACACAAAATCAGGTAGACGCAGAACCTTAGAAGGTCAGTCATTAACTCTCCGTGTCGCACCCAGGGGAGGACAGATTAGAGTTAATAGTGCTAAGGTAATTCTGGCAGATATCCCTGCACGTAATGGTGCAATTCATGCAATTGATCGAGTGCTACTGCCGCCTGATTTATTAAAATAG
- a CDS encoding DUF4126 domain-containing protein, giving the protein MIGILAALSASAAAGMRLALPLLVIGLLQNEQLWYDVPLLSRIQPPVVLGFLTSWSLFEIFASKKLLGQRILQIIQIILSPFVGAIMGITVAKMTGVPMQLIWIIGIVSSLLALVLQLVKVGWFYRLRGIPIWVVLTEDALCVFLVILAFKAPKSGGLMALILLWLAIRSSTQWYQWYKGKDRFGKQSKISRQEQELD; this is encoded by the coding sequence ATGATTGGAATTTTAGCCGCACTTTCAGCTTCTGCGGCAGCAGGTATGAGACTTGCTCTGCCACTTCTAGTTATTGGGTTGTTGCAAAACGAGCAGCTTTGGTATGATGTGCCGTTGTTGTCGCGCATTCAGCCGCCTGTAGTATTAGGCTTCCTAACTAGCTGGTCATTGTTTGAAATATTTGCTTCTAAAAAGCTGCTGGGGCAGCGAATTTTACAAATTATTCAAATAATTTTAAGCCCATTCGTGGGAGCAATTATGGGTATAACAGTTGCGAAAATGACTGGCGTTCCCATGCAGTTAATTTGGATAATTGGTATTGTCAGTAGCTTATTAGCGTTAGTTCTTCAGTTAGTTAAGGTAGGCTGGTTTTATCGGTTGCGGGGCATTCCCATTTGGGTTGTATTAACTGAAGATGCGCTCTGCGTTTTTTTGGTGATTCTTGCTTTTAAAGCACCAAAATCGGGTGGATTAATGGCTTTAATTTTATTGTGGTTAGCGATTCGGAGTTCTACTCAATGGTATCAATGGTATAAAGGAAAAGACCGCTTTGGAAAGCAAAGCAAAATTAGTCGCCAAGAACAAGAACTTGATTAA
- a CDS encoding ATP-binding protein, with protein MSGQSPQEEIGNFLLGGGEMGARMRSHDWSQTKLGSVDTWQQSLKTAVRIMLTSRQPMFVWWGDHLINLYNDAYKAILGGKHPQVLGQPASDVWQEIWEQVGPRAESALIKNEATYDEALLLIMERNGYPEETYYTFSYSPVPNDYGGTGGIICANTDDTQRIIGERQLALLRELAARTVDARTFEQACSLSLGCLETNPYDLPWAMIYLVDPDQQNIVLSGTCGIDPNHEAVPEIVDFNADSVWHLAEVIKTNKSYVISNLDTTYNNLPTGAWQRSPHQAVAVPIAASGQTGKSGILVVGLNPFRLFDDKYQGFIDLVASQIAASIANAQAYEEERKRAEALAELDRAKTVFFSNVSHEFRTPLTLMLGPLEDTLTNCATLLPPREREQLEMVQRNAYRLLKLVNTLLDFSRIEAGRVQASYEPTDLATFTSELASVFRSAIERAGMQLSVNCPPQPEPVYVDREMWEKIVLNLLSNAFKFTFTGEIAVSLKLSNDHVELIVKDTGIGIPAAEIPHMFERFHRVKGAQGRTFEGSGIGLSLVQELVQIHGGTIQVTSVEGEGSCFTVSIPRGSAHLPQDRINSDRTLASTALGAIPYLEEALRWLPEETGGQGSRGAGEQESLIFPSPSLLFPPSSARILIADDNTDMRDYVTRLLSQQYEVEALPDGLAALSAARQRMPDLVLTDVMMPGLDGFGLLRELRNDPQMRKVPIILLSARAGEEARVEGLEAGADDYLIKPFSARELLARVEAALKMAHLRQEAMQREQGLRIEAEVAKAHLETVLSGIQDQFYVLDQEWRYSFVNDRVAETVGCSKEDLLGKRIWELFPDLSSTLFSQEVRRAVKEQTVVRFEYFYSHWQRWFENRVYPFAEGVTIFVTDISDRKQAEKALRESEERFRNMADNAPFMVWVTDPTGYCTYLSKSWYEFSGQTEATGLGFGWLDAVHLEDREDAKKTFLTANDCGDAYRVEFRLRRKDGEYRWVIDAANPWFGIDGQFKGFIGSVIDISERKQAEAERDRLLQLEQAAREEAETANRVKDEFLAVLSHELRSPLNPILGWTKLLQSRKFDEQFTKRALETIERNAKLQTELIEDLLDVSRILRGKMALNIAPVNLVTTIQSAIETVRLSAEAKQIQIQTLFTAHVGQVMGDSVRLQQIVWNLLSNAIKFTPSGGKVEICLEQVGMNIQMQVKDTGKGINPEFLPYVFEYFRQEDGKTTRKFGGLGLGLAIVRYLTELHGGTVQAESLGEEMGATFTVTLPLLKQENVEIINNQVPLSLTLDTSPLAGVKILVVDDEPDMRELMLTILESSGAEVRISASAAEALAEIDSFNPNMLISDIGMPEMDGYMLMRQVRQRYLQAGGNVIAIALTAYAGELDQQQALAAGFQRHIAKPIDPVELVQIISNMLKQA; from the coding sequence ATGTCAGGACAATCGCCTCAAGAAGAAATAGGGAATTTTCTACTTGGCGGTGGTGAAATGGGCGCAAGGATGCGATCGCATGATTGGTCGCAAACAAAGCTAGGCTCAGTAGATACATGGCAGCAAAGTCTTAAAACTGCCGTTCGCATTATGCTAACCTCCCGCCAACCCATGTTTGTGTGGTGGGGCGATCACCTAATTAATCTTTACAACGACGCATACAAAGCAATTTTAGGCGGCAAACATCCTCAAGTCCTTGGTCAGCCAGCTTCAGATGTATGGCAGGAAATTTGGGAGCAGGTGGGGCCACGTGCAGAGTCAGCACTTATCAAAAATGAGGCAACTTACGACGAAGCCTTGCTCCTAATTATGGAGCGCAACGGCTATCCAGAAGAAACATACTATACATTCTCTTATAGTCCGGTTCCGAACGACTACGGCGGCACAGGGGGAATTATCTGCGCCAATACAGACGACACGCAGCGTATCATCGGTGAGCGTCAGTTGGCACTATTGCGAGAACTAGCAGCGCGAACAGTAGATGCACGCACATTTGAGCAAGCTTGTTCTCTCAGTTTGGGTTGTCTAGAAACCAATCCTTACGATTTACCCTGGGCAATGATTTATCTGGTCGATCCAGATCAGCAAAATATTGTCTTATCAGGAACGTGCGGAATAGACCCCAACCATGAGGCTGTTCCTGAAATAGTCGATTTCAACGCTGATTCAGTTTGGCATCTAGCAGAAGTAATTAAAACCAATAAGTCATACGTTATTTCTAATTTAGATACTACTTACAACAACCTCCCTACAGGTGCTTGGCAAAGATCACCGCATCAAGCAGTAGCTGTACCTATTGCTGCCTCTGGTCAGACCGGAAAATCAGGCATATTAGTAGTTGGGTTGAATCCTTTTAGACTATTTGACGACAAATATCAAGGATTTATTGATTTAGTTGCATCTCAAATTGCTGCCAGTATCGCTAATGCCCAAGCTTATGAAGAAGAACGCAAACGGGCAGAAGCATTAGCAGAATTAGACCGCGCTAAAACTGTTTTTTTTAGCAATGTTAGCCACGAATTTCGGACTCCGTTAACCTTAATGTTAGGGCCATTAGAAGACACCCTAACTAATTGTGCAACCTTGCTGCCACCGAGGGAACGAGAGCAGCTAGAAATGGTGCAGCGCAACGCCTACCGCTTGTTAAAACTGGTCAACACTCTGTTGGATTTCTCGCGCATCGAAGCTGGACGGGTGCAGGCTTCATACGAACCTACAGATTTAGCTACTTTTACATCTGAACTAGCAAGCGTTTTTCGTTCCGCGATCGAACGCGCAGGAATGCAGTTATCAGTTAATTGTCCTCCCCAGCCAGAACCCGTATATGTAGATCGGGAGATGTGGGAAAAAATTGTACTTAACTTGCTCTCCAATGCCTTCAAATTCACATTTACAGGAGAAATTGCGGTCAGTTTAAAATTGTCCAATGACCATGTTGAGTTAATCGTCAAAGATACAGGTATTGGGATTCCAGCCGCAGAAATCCCGCATATGTTTGAACGATTCCACCGCGTCAAAGGAGCCCAGGGGCGGACTTTTGAAGGATCGGGAATTGGGTTATCGCTAGTACAAGAATTAGTGCAAATTCATGGCGGCACAATTCAAGTGACGAGTGTTGAAGGTGAAGGCAGTTGCTTTACTGTGTCAATACCGAGGGGATCTGCTCATTTACCGCAAGACCGCATTAATAGCGATCGCACCTTAGCATCAACAGCACTAGGGGCAATTCCGTATCTAGAAGAAGCTTTGCGTTGGCTACCGGAAGAAACAGGGGGGCAGGGGAGCAGGGGGGCAGGGGAGCAGGAAAGCCTCATTTTCCCTTCGCCCTCTCTCCTCTTTCCTCCCTCCTCTGCCCGTATTCTCATAGCTGATGACAATACTGATATGCGCGATTACGTCACACGGTTGTTAAGCCAGCAGTATGAAGTAGAAGCCCTGCCGGATGGTTTAGCAGCATTGTCAGCAGCGCGTCAGCGTATGCCAGATTTGGTATTAACTGATGTGATGATGCCAGGATTAGATGGGTTTGGATTGTTGCGAGAATTACGTAACGATCCGCAAATGAGAAAAGTGCCGATTATTCTGCTGTCGGCACGGGCAGGAGAAGAGGCGCGGGTGGAAGGCTTAGAAGCGGGGGCGGATGACTACCTGATTAAACCGTTTTCTGCTCGTGAATTATTGGCACGGGTGGAAGCAGCTTTAAAAATGGCTCATCTGCGGCAGGAAGCGATGCAGCGAGAGCAAGGTTTACGGATTGAAGCTGAGGTTGCCAAAGCTCATTTAGAGACAGTTTTATCAGGTATTCAAGACCAATTTTATGTGTTGGATCAAGAGTGGCGATATTCTTTTGTAAATGATCGCGTAGCGGAAACTGTTGGCTGTTCCAAGGAAGATTTACTAGGTAAGAGGATCTGGGAATTGTTTCCCGATCTGAGTTCTACCTTGTTTTCTCAAGAGGTGCGTCGTGCTGTTAAGGAACAGACAGTTGTACGCTTTGAATACTTTTATTCTCATTGGCAACGCTGGTTTGAAAATCGCGTCTATCCCTTCGCTGAAGGTGTAACTATTTTCGTTACCGACATTAGCGATCGCAAACAAGCGGAGAAAGCCTTGCGTGAAAGCGAAGAACGCTTCCGCAACATGGCTGACAATGCCCCCTTCATGGTTTGGGTAACTGACCCTACAGGTTACTGCACCTACCTGAGTAAAAGTTGGTACGAGTTTTCCGGGCAAACTGAGGCAACAGGTCTTGGATTTGGGTGGTTGGATGCTGTGCATCTAGAGGATCGTGAAGACGCTAAAAAAACCTTCCTTACAGCTAATGACTGTGGCGATGCGTATCGTGTAGAATTCCGCTTGCGACGTAAAGACGGTGAGTATCGCTGGGTAATTGATGCGGCTAATCCTTGGTTTGGGATAGATGGTCAATTTAAGGGTTTCATTGGTTCTGTAATTGACATTTCAGAACGCAAGCAGGCGGAAGCTGAACGCGATCGCCTGTTGCAACTTGAGCAAGCTGCTAGAGAGGAAGCGGAAACAGCTAATCGGGTTAAAGATGAGTTTTTGGCAGTGTTATCCCATGAATTGCGATCGCCACTTAACCCGATTCTAGGTTGGACGAAGTTACTACAGTCGCGCAAGTTTGATGAGCAATTTACTAAGCGTGCCTTAGAAACTATTGAACGCAATGCCAAACTACAAACAGAACTAATTGAAGACTTACTAGATGTCTCGCGTATCTTGCGCGGCAAGATGGCGTTGAATATTGCTCCTGTTAACTTAGTTACGACTATTCAATCTGCGATCGAAACTGTCCGCTTATCTGCTGAGGCAAAGCAGATTCAGATTCAAACCTTATTTACTGCCCATGTGGGACAAGTTATGGGTGATTCTGTTCGTCTGCAACAAATTGTTTGGAATTTACTTTCAAATGCTATCAAGTTCACACCTAGTGGTGGAAAAGTTGAAATTTGCTTAGAGCAAGTCGGTATGAATATTCAAATGCAAGTGAAAGACACTGGAAAAGGGATTAATCCAGAGTTTTTACCCTATGTATTTGAGTATTTCCGTCAGGAAGATGGCAAAACTACTCGTAAATTTGGTGGGCTAGGGTTGGGACTTGCAATTGTGCGCTATCTCACAGAACTACATGGAGGAACTGTTCAAGCAGAAAGCTTAGGTGAGGAAATGGGCGCAACGTTCACAGTAACATTGCCACTGCTCAAACAGGAAAATGTAGAAATCATTAATAATCAAGTTCCTTTATCCCTAACGCTTGACACCTCACCTTTAGCTGGAGTCAAAATTTTGGTAGTTGATGATGAACCCGATATGCGGGAATTAATGCTGACGATTCTAGAGTCGTCTGGGGCTGAGGTGCGGATAAGTGCATCTGCTGCCGAAGCATTGGCAGAAATTGATTCATTCAATCCCAATATGCTGATTAGTGATATTGGTATGCCTGAGATGGATGGTTATATGTTGATGCGTCAGGTGAGGCAGCGATATCTACAGGCTGGAGGAAATGTTATTGCGATCGCTCTGACTGCCTATGCAGGCGAGTTAGATCAGCAGCAAGCTTTAGCCGCCGGATTTCAACGACATATCGCCAAGCCTATAGACCCCGTTGAGCTAGTACAAATTATTTCCAATATGTTAAAACAAGCATGA
- the hemH gene encoding ferrochelatase, translated as MGRVGVLLLNLGGPDELDDVRHFLFNLFSDPEIIRIPVPAFQKPLAWLISTLREKKSKANYQVIGGGSPLRRITEAQAQALKDKLQEKGQDAQMYIGMRYWHPYTEEAIASIKRDRITNLVILPLYPQFSISTSGSSFRLLEKLWQEDPALQQIEYTVIPSWYQQREYLQAMAQMTAKELDQFSNPDEVQIFFSAHGVPVSYVEEAGDPYQKEIEECTELIIKNLNRPNPYTLAYQSRVGPVEWLKPYTEDAIPELGAKGVKDLLVVPISFVSEHIETLQEIDVEYRELAEESGIHNFHRVPALDTNPLFIEGLANLVVDALDAPSVKLAQVSQLKKKVKMYPQERWEWGMTTAAEVWNGRLAMLGFIALVIELISGQGPLHFVGLL; from the coding sequence ATGGGTCGTGTTGGGGTTTTACTACTAAATTTAGGTGGGCCAGATGAACTAGATGATGTTCGTCACTTTCTGTTTAACCTATTCTCCGACCCTGAAATCATTCGTATTCCCGTGCCTGCGTTCCAAAAACCCTTGGCATGGTTGATTTCTACCCTGAGAGAGAAGAAATCTAAAGCTAACTATCAAGTGATTGGTGGCGGTTCACCTCTGCGAAGAATTACAGAAGCACAAGCACAAGCTTTAAAGGATAAGTTGCAGGAAAAAGGGCAAGATGCTCAAATGTATATCGGAATGCGTTACTGGCATCCTTATACTGAAGAAGCAATTGCTAGTATTAAGCGCGATCGCATCACCAACTTAGTAATACTGCCTCTTTATCCACAATTTTCCATCAGTACCAGTGGTTCTAGCTTTCGATTACTAGAAAAACTGTGGCAAGAAGACCCCGCACTGCAACAAATTGAATATACCGTCATTCCTTCCTGGTATCAACAACGCGAATACTTGCAAGCAATGGCACAAATGACCGCTAAAGAACTCGATCAGTTTTCCAACCCTGACGAAGTTCAAATCTTTTTTAGCGCCCACGGTGTTCCTGTCAGCTATGTTGAAGAAGCTGGCGATCCTTACCAAAAAGAAATTGAGGAATGTACCGAGTTAATTATCAAAAACCTCAATCGACCTAATCCCTATACTTTGGCTTATCAAAGTCGGGTAGGCCCCGTAGAGTGGCTCAAACCATACACCGAAGATGCCATTCCAGAACTCGGTGCTAAAGGTGTTAAAGATTTACTTGTCGTACCAATCAGTTTTGTTTCAGAACACATCGAAACTTTACAAGAAATTGACGTTGAGTACCGCGAATTAGCAGAAGAATCTGGCATCCATAATTTCCATCGCGTGCCAGCTTTAGATACAAATCCTCTGTTTATTGAAGGTTTGGCTAATTTGGTAGTTGATGCACTCGATGCCCCCAGTGTCAAGCTGGCGCAGGTTTCGCAACTTAAGAAAAAAGTCAAAATGTATCCCCAAGAGCGTTGGGAATGGGGCATGACTACAGCCGCAGAAGTTTGGAACGGGCGTTTAGCGATGCTTGGCTTTATTGCTTTAGTAATAGAGTTAATCAGTGGTCAAGGGCCTTTGCACTTTGTCGGCTTGCTTTAG
- a CDS encoding class I SAM-dependent methyltransferase — MATILRDWSYRYQWLYDAIAQVSSLAVGGEARFRQLALQGLTIDSSTKILDLCCGSGQATKFLVQYSDQVTGLDASPLSLKRAQNNVPQAHYVEAFAEEMPFPDNQFDLVHTSVAMHEMQPEQLQQILKEVYRVLKPGGVFAVVDFHAPTNWLFWPGLALFFLLFETETAWKLINIDFVGLLEEIGFNVNNASLTRDKSGAVSLYAGGSIQVIHAQK, encoded by the coding sequence ATGGCAACGATTTTAAGGGATTGGAGTTATCGTTATCAATGGTTGTACGATGCGATCGCGCAAGTATCCTCTTTGGCGGTAGGTGGAGAAGCGCGGTTTCGTCAGTTAGCTTTACAAGGTTTGACGATTGATTCAAGCACTAAAATACTAGACCTTTGTTGTGGCAGTGGTCAGGCAACAAAATTTTTGGTGCAATACTCCGATCAAGTTACAGGGCTTGATGCCTCACCATTATCACTCAAACGCGCCCAAAACAATGTTCCTCAAGCTCATTATGTCGAGGCATTTGCAGAAGAAATGCCCTTTCCTGACAATCAGTTTGATTTAGTGCATACCAGTGTGGCGATGCACGAAATGCAGCCAGAGCAATTGCAACAAATTCTTAAGGAAGTGTACCGCGTCTTAAAACCTGGAGGTGTATTTGCTGTAGTAGATTTCCATGCCCCCACTAATTGGTTATTTTGGCCTGGGTTGGCTTTATTTTTTCTCTTGTTTGAAACCGAAACAGCTTGGAAGTTAATTAATATAGATTTTGTTGGCTTATTGGAAGAAATTGGCTTTAATGTCAATAATGCCAGCTTAACGAGAGATAAATCTGGTGCGGTTAGTCTCTATGCTGGTGGTAGTATCCAGGTAAT